Within the Clostridium scatologenes genome, the region ATTTAAGCTTATGGAAGAAAAGGTACCAACATATAAAAGAAAGAAATAGTGATTTATTAAATTAGCAAAAGGATGAATAAATTAATGAAAAATATACTAGTTATTTCGCACATGTATCCTTCGTCAGCAAATGGTGTTTTGGGGATTTTTGTTCATAAACAAGTTCAGAAATTAATAACAGAGGGCTGTAAAGTTAAAGTTGTGTGTCCAGTGCCATATGTTCCTAAATTTTTAAAGATAAGTAATAAGTTTAAAAACTATATTAATATACCGGATAAAGCAGTGATTGATGGAGTAGAAATACAGTATCCTAGGTATATTGAGATACCTAGGGGGATTTTGTTGCAATATTCAGGATTTCTTATGTATTTAGGAATAAAAAGGTTAATAGGCAAAATTAATAGGGAATTCAAATTTGATGTAATACATGCTCATACTGCTGTGCCAGTGGGATTTGCATCAATGTTATTAAATAAAAAATACAAAATTCCTTTAATAGTTACTATACATGGTCAAGATTTTCAATATACACTGAAAAAAAATGAAGCATGTAAAAAAAGCATTATGAAGGTTTTGAGTAAGGCACACAGCGTAATAACCGTAAGTAATAAGTTAAAGAATATGATAAAAGATGAGAAAATATTGAGCAAAATTACTGTAATAAATAATGGAATAAATCCAGAAGAATATAGAGATAATGATAAGAATGATAATATAGAAGAAAGTAAAGATTGTATAATTTTAAGTGTTTCTTCATTAATAAAAACTAAAGGAATTGACTTAAATATTAAGGCTTTATCTGTGATAGTAAAAAAATATCCTAACATAAAATACTATATTATTGGAGATGGAGAAGAAAATAGAAATTTAAAAAAGCTTGTTGATGATTTATCATTAAATGATAATGTTGTATTTTTAGGAAAGCTACCTCATTCACAAGTTATAAAGTATATGTCTAAATGTAGTATATTTTCTCTTCCAAGTTGGCAGGAAGGATTCGGAATAGTATATATTGAAGCAATGAATAATGGAGTTCCAGTAATTGGTGTAAGAGGTCAAGGAATAGAAGATGTTATTATAGATAAAGAAAATGGTTTTTTAGTAGAGCCTCATAATGTTGAGGATTTAGTTAAAACTATAGAATATATATTAGAAAATATGGAGAAAGCTAAAGCAATTGGAGAAAAAGGAAAAATAACTGTAATTAGTGAATATACATGGCGAAGAAATGCTCAAAAAACAATTGACATTTATAATAATTTATTAAAAAATAAATAACATTTATTTTAGTTTGAGGTGGTATAGGTTTGAATATTGCAATGGTTTTAACAAATGGTTTTGATCCTGATCCAAGAGTTTACAAGGAAGCTAAATCTTTGACTAAATTAGGACATAAAGTAACTATTTTATGTTGGGATAGATCAGGAGTTTATATTAATAAACCAGAAGAAAACATAGATGGAATAAAAATAGTAAGATTTTTTGGTAATGCACAATATGGATCAGGATATAAACAGGCATTTAAATTTTTAAAATTTAAAAAAGATGTATTAGAATATATGAAAAACAAAAAATTTGATGCAATACATTGCCATGATTTTGATGGATTATTTATTGGACATAGTATAAATAAAAAATTAAAACTAAAATTAGTATATGATGAACATGACTTGTTTTATACATATTTTTTAGGTAGACCAGGTTTATTAAATAAATTAATTTACAATTTCATTATATTAAGAGAAAAGAGTATGCTAAGAAATGTTGATAAACATATTGTTGTTACACCTAAAATGAGTGAAATTTATAAGAATATAAGCAAGGAGATTTATATTGTGAATAATGCTCCTTATAAAAATTTGTTTAATAACATAAAAAAGATACCAAGTGATAAACTAAGAATAGGGTTTATTGGTTCTGTAAGATATTACGATGAAATGAAAGCTTTGGTAGATGCATCTCAGTTTTATAAAGATAAAGTTGAGATTGTTGTATGTGGTAGAGGAATATATTCAGATAAGTTGGCAGATTACTCAAAGAAATTTTCTAATGTAAGGATTAAAGGAGCATACAGCATAGATGAATTAGAAGAATTATACAGAAATGTAGATATTACATATGCATTTTACCCAGGAAATACAGCAACAATTTCTATGCCTAATAAATTTTATGAAAGTATAATAACGGAAACTCCTATAATAGCAAATATAAAAACTGAATTTGGTTATGAGGTTCAAAAGCATAAAATAGGATATGGTATATCAGGTGAACATTTAACTGAAGAACTTAAAGTGATAATAGCAAATTTAGTTGAAGATAAAAATGAAAAGAAAAATATATTGGAAAATATGAGACAAATTAAAGAAGATTATTTTTGGGAGTCAAATGAACCAATACTTAATAAAATTTATAGTGTATAGTTCATATTTCTATAGAAGGAGATAATTATGGATTGTAATAATACAGTTTCTGTAATAATACCAGTATTTAATGAAGAAAAATACATAGAAAGTTGTTTAAACTCAATATTGAATCAAAGTTATGATAATGTTATAGAAATACTAATAATGGATGGTATGTCAAATGATAATACCAGAAAAGTAATTAGTAATTTTCAAGATGAAAGAATAATTGTAGTTGATAATAAGAAGAAACTACAGGCAGCAGGGTTAAATTTAGGAATTAAAGTAGCAAAAGGAGAAATAATAGTAAGAATTGATGCGCATGCTTCATATGATGAAAAATATATTGAACAGTGTGTAAAAAATCTAAACAACTTAAAAAATGAAAATGTTGTTAATGTTGGTGGACCAACATATTTGGTTACATCAGGTAAATATATAGAAGATAGCATAATATTCTTGCATGAGAGTAAATTCGGTATTGGAGTGGCTAAGTTTAGGCAAAAAGACTATGAAGGTTTTGCAGATACAGTATGGAATGGAGCTTTTTGGAAGTGGATATTTGATAAGGTTGGATTTTATAATGAAGAACTTCATAGAAGTGAAGATAATGATATGAATAATAGAATTATAAAAAGCGGTTATAAAATTTATCAAAGTAAAAATATAATAGCGTATTATAAACCTAGAAGCAGCATAAAAAAATTATTACAACAAAATTATGCAAATGGAAAAGCTATAGGAAATTCAATAATAAATAATAGGGAAATTATAAGAATAAGACATTTAGTACCACTTATTTTTATGTTGACAATAGTTTTTTTCGGAATATTGTTCAAATTTTCTTATCTAAGCAGAATAATAGAAATCATAGCACTTGGGAGTTATTTTACTGTTGATATTATTGAATGTTTAAGAATAAGTTTAAAACAAGGAATACGATATGTACCAATTCTATTTGTTTTATTCTTTGAACTACATATATGTTACGGATTTGGAACTTTAATAGGATTTTTTGAGCAATTGTTTCAAAAAAATAAATCCTAACTAACTAGAAAGATTGGAGAAACAAAATGAAACAATTTTGTGAAAAAGCATGGGATATTTTTAACAGTGATAGAAAACAAAGCAAGTTGATATCATTAATTTTTTATATATTGTTTGTGTTAATTTTATGTGCAGGATATTATTTTGCCTCAAAACCTTATTTATCATTTAATTTTTTTATAAATTCTGGAGAATTTATAAGAGTAATTGAAATTTTACCAGCCCTTGTTTTAATAATATCTGCATGTATATTTTTTATACCAGATAAAATTGAAGGCCTAACTCATTTATATTGGATGCTATTTACATTATTAAGTGCTATTCCAATTTTAGTTGTATATGTATTTAGTGGAATTGCTTATAATAAAAATGTATTGATATATATATATACTATTGAAATTTTATGCATAATAGGTATGTATTTGGTTTCTAAATTTGACATAAAATTTCCTGATTTGAGTTTACGTAAAAAATATTTTTGGATGTTTATGATACTATTCATAATTGTTGCATATGGATATTTATTTATAACTCTAGGATTACCCAAGAATATTAAATTAGCTTTTACAGGTGATTATTATACTGTACGTTTAAATTATAGAAATTCTGTAAATCTTTTTGGAGATTACTTTGTACAGTGGATGGGAAATGTGGTTAATCCTTTCTTATTAACTTATTTCATATATAAGAAAAAGTATAAATTTATGACAATACCTATTTTTTTAGAAGTTATACTTTATATTTATACTGCATATAAAAGTTTATTTCTTATTCTCATTTTAGCACCTTTTTTCGGATTAGTGTTGAATAAAGGTATAAATAAAAGCTTTATACAAAAGTCTATAGTAGGAGTTGTATTAATAGCACTAGTAGATGGAATTGTATCTGTGGGAAAGCAATTTCATATGTTTAATTCCAAACCTTTATCGTTACTTAATCATTATCCAAGTTATTATTGGGTATATTTACCAATCATGGTGAGGGCATTTTTATGGCCATCATTAATCGCTTTAGAATATTATGATTTCTTTTGGATGTATCCAAAGGTAAAATTATCTCATAGTGTTTTAAGACACTTTTTTAGCAATGTATATAAAATGGAGCCTTCACTTTATTTAGGAGCACTTTATTATGGAAAACCGGAAATGAGACTAAATGTTACATGGTATGGTGATGCATATATGAACTTTGGAATTATTGCTATGATAGTGTTTGCATTGATACTTTATTTTATATTATTTGCAATAAAATATGTGGAAAAGAAAAATGTATGTTTGGTAGCATCACTACTTTTTGGTGGAATAGTTACATTATTTAATGGACCATTATTGACTACATTACTTACTGGTGGATTAGGGATAGGTCTATTTTTAGCTTATTTATTACCAAAGGATATATGACATAATGAGTTTTTGGGGGATTGACTTATTAATAAGTTCCCCTTTTTTATTATATAAGAGGATTACGGGGTGAATGTAATGAAAAAGTACTATAAGAATATGGACATAGTTAGAGGATTAGGAATTTTCCTTGTAGTTTTGGGACATTCTTTTCCAGATGATAAATTTAATAATAACAGTTTTTATGAATACATATATAAATTTATTTATTCATTTCATATGCCATTATTCTTTATAATATCTGGTTTCTTTGCTTATAAAATATATAATATATTGGATTTATCTCAATATAAAAAGTTCATATTAAATAAAGCTAGAAGACTAATGGTGCCATACTTTGCAGTATCATTGTTGGCTATTCCTATAAAATTATATATGAATATATATGCAGCTAGGCCTATGGATCCTAAAAACTTGATTTTAGATTTAATAATATATCCAGCAGGAAATGGTACCATAAATCATACTGGAACGCCAATACAATATTTTTGGTTTATATATACTTTATTTTTCTTATTTGC harbors:
- a CDS encoding glycosyltransferase, whose translation is MKNILVISHMYPSSANGVLGIFVHKQVQKLITEGCKVKVVCPVPYVPKFLKISNKFKNYINIPDKAVIDGVEIQYPRYIEIPRGILLQYSGFLMYLGIKRLIGKINREFKFDVIHAHTAVPVGFASMLLNKKYKIPLIVTIHGQDFQYTLKKNEACKKSIMKVLSKAHSVITVSNKLKNMIKDEKILSKITVINNGINPEEYRDNDKNDNIEESKDCIILSVSSLIKTKGIDLNIKALSVIVKKYPNIKYYIIGDGEENRNLKKLVDDLSLNDNVVFLGKLPHSQVIKYMSKCSIFSLPSWQEGFGIVYIEAMNNGVPVIGVRGQGIEDVIIDKENGFLVEPHNVEDLVKTIEYILENMEKAKAIGEKGKITVISEYTWRRNAQKTIDIYNNLLKNK
- a CDS encoding glycosyltransferase — its product is MNIAMVLTNGFDPDPRVYKEAKSLTKLGHKVTILCWDRSGVYINKPEENIDGIKIVRFFGNAQYGSGYKQAFKFLKFKKDVLEYMKNKKFDAIHCHDFDGLFIGHSINKKLKLKLVYDEHDLFYTYFLGRPGLLNKLIYNFIILREKSMLRNVDKHIVVTPKMSEIYKNISKEIYIVNNAPYKNLFNNIKKIPSDKLRIGFIGSVRYYDEMKALVDASQFYKDKVEIVVCGRGIYSDKLADYSKKFSNVRIKGAYSIDELEELYRNVDITYAFYPGNTATISMPNKFYESIITETPIIANIKTEFGYEVQKHKIGYGISGEHLTEELKVIIANLVEDKNEKKNILENMRQIKEDYFWESNEPILNKIYSV
- a CDS encoding glycosyltransferase family 2 protein, with protein sequence MDCNNTVSVIIPVFNEEKYIESCLNSILNQSYDNVIEILIMDGMSNDNTRKVISNFQDERIIVVDNKKKLQAAGLNLGIKVAKGEIIVRIDAHASYDEKYIEQCVKNLNNLKNENVVNVGGPTYLVTSGKYIEDSIIFLHESKFGIGVAKFRQKDYEGFADTVWNGAFWKWIFDKVGFYNEELHRSEDNDMNNRIIKSGYKIYQSKNIIAYYKPRSSIKKLLQQNYANGKAIGNSIINNREIIRIRHLVPLIFMLTIVFFGILFKFSYLSRIIEIIALGSYFTVDIIECLRISLKQGIRYVPILFVLFFELHICYGFGTLIGFFEQLFQKNKS
- a CDS encoding O-antigen polymerase, which produces MKQFCEKAWDIFNSDRKQSKLISLIFYILFVLILCAGYYFASKPYLSFNFFINSGEFIRVIEILPALVLIISACIFFIPDKIEGLTHLYWMLFTLLSAIPILVVYVFSGIAYNKNVLIYIYTIEILCIIGMYLVSKFDIKFPDLSLRKKYFWMFMILFIIVAYGYLFITLGLPKNIKLAFTGDYYTVRLNYRNSVNLFGDYFVQWMGNVVNPFLLTYFIYKKKYKFMTIPIFLEVILYIYTAYKSLFLILILAPFFGLVLNKGINKSFIQKSIVGVVLIALVDGIVSVGKQFHMFNSKPLSLLNHYPSYYWVYLPIMVRAFLWPSLIALEYYDFFWMYPKVKLSHSVLRHFFSNVYKMEPSLYLGALYYGKPEMRLNVTWYGDAYMNFGIIAMIVFALILYFILFAIKYVEKKNVCLVASLLFGGIVTLFNGPLLTTLLTGGLGIGLFLAYLLPKDI